The genomic region TCGTGCGGTAAATGTACTCCCTGCCGTTTGGGAACTAAGCGGATGTTAGATATATTGGAACGAATCTGTAACGGCAAAGGTAAAATGTCCGACCTTGATTTACTTTTAAAATTGGCTAAAACCGTTAAAGAAGGCTCTTTATGCGGGTTGGGGCAATCGGCCCCGAATACGGTTTTAACCACTCTGCGCTATTTCAAAAAAGAATACGAGGAACATATCCTCAGGCACCATTGCCGTGCGGCGGTTTGCCGCGGGATGGTGAAGGCGCCCTGCATTCATACTTGTCCGGCTGAGATTGATGTTCCGCGTTATATCCGTTCTATTCAAAAGGGGCAGCCCGGTGAGGCCCTGGCGATTGTGCGGGAAAAGATCCCTTTCCCCGCCGTTTGCGGGCTGGTTTGTTTCCATCCGTGCGAATCACGATGCCGTCGGGCACAGCTTGATGAAGCTGTTTCGATTCGTGAATTGAAGCGTTACGCCGTTGAATACGGTAACGATATTTGGAAGAGCCGCACCAAAAAAGCGCTCCCTTCCGGTAAAAGGGTGGCTGTTATCGGTTCCGGTCCGGCCGGTCTTACCGCCGCTTATTATCTTGCCAGGTCAGGGCATTCCGTAACCGTATATGAATCCCAGCCGCTTGCCGGTGGAATGTTACGCATGGCAATCCCCGATTATCGCCTTCCGAAAGATATTTTGGATGCCGATATCGATGAAATAATCAGCGCCGGGGTTACAATCAAAACGAATACGGAAATTTATAATGTGGAAAGCCTTTTTGAACAAGGTTTTAATGCTGTTTTTGTGGCGATTGGCGCGCAAAACGATCTTAAAATCGGTATTAGCGGAGAAGATGACCACCGTTTTATTGACCGCTTGGCATTTTTAAAAGAAGTTAACTCCGGTAAAAAATTCTCGCCGGGTGACAGGGTCGGTGTTATCGGCGGCGGGCATGCCGCTGTCGATGTGGCACGAACGTCTCGAAGGTTGGGTGCCGGTGAAGTAACGATTATTTACCGCCGCAGCCGTGAAGATATGCCGGCCGGCCTTGAAGAAATCGAAAAAGCGCTTGCCGAAGGGATTAACATTTTAGAAATGACGATGCCGGTGCAAGCCGTAAACGGAGAAGATGGGGTAACACTTGAATGTATTCGCATGCAGAAAGGTGATATTGATTCTTCCGGCAGGTACCGTTCGGTTCCGATGGAAGGCAGTGAGTTTAGTATTGAACTCGATAGTGTAATTGCTTCCGTCGGGCAGCGTTTACATATTCCCGATCGCTTTGGTTTGGATACCGCCGATGATGGGTTTATCGGGGTTGATAACTTTACGCTGGCAACCGATAAACCCGGGGTTTACGCCGGAGGCGACGCCGTTTTGGGTCCTTCTTCCGTAATTGAAGCGATTAGCCAAGGGCGCCAGGCGGCTAAATCGATCGATATCTATCTTGGCGGTTCGGGTATCATTGACGAAACATTGGCAATTCCCGAGGATATCGATTTCCTCGAAGACCCGTCAGAACTGCCAAGGCAAGTTTCACCGGTATTACCGGCTTCCGAAAGAATAAAGAGTTTTTCCCAAGTTGAATTGGGTTATGACAGAGAAATTGCGGAAGAAGAGGCCCGGCGTTGTTTGAGATGCGATCTTGAATAATATCAATCGGGTGTTTTATTTGATTTAAAAGGAAATTTTATTGTGAGTAAAGTAAATTTAACTGTTGACGGCAGAAAAATAACAGCCGAAGCGGGGATGTCGGTTTTGGAAGCGGCGCTGCAAAATGGGATTTATATTCCGTATCTGTGTCATTCTGCCAACCTTAAACCGCATGGCGGTTGCCGCCTTTGTATTGTTGAAATAGAAGGCATGGAGGGGTTGCCCACATCTTGTACTGCCGTTATCTCCGAAGGAATGGTTGTTAAAACTGCCACGCCCGATGTAAATGAAGTGCGCCATAATATTATGCAATTACTGCTTGCCGACCATCCGTTGGATTGTTTAACTTGCGTTAAAAATCAGAATTGTGAATTACAAAAAGCGGCGGCATATCTTGGGATTAAAGAAAGAATATTTGATCATAATGATAGAAATTTCCCGGTTGACGACAGTAATCCCTTCTTCACAATCAACCGCAATTATTGCATTCTCTGCCAAAAATGCGTGCGTGTTTGCGATGAAATAACGTGTGTCAACGCCATTGAAGTTATTAACCGCGGATATGAAAGTGCCATCGGCACTTTCGGCAATAAACCGATTATGGAATCCAATTGTCAGTCCTGCGGGGAATGTGTTGTGCATTGTCCGACGGCGGCTTTAACAATAAAAAAGACGGAAGTCCCCGCTTACGAAGTAGAAACGACGTGTCCCTATTGCGGTGTCGGCTGCAGTATGTATTTGGGAATCAAAAACAATAAAATTGTTTCCGTGCGCGGCAGTAATACCGATGTAAATAACGGCAAGCTTTGTGTCAAAGGGCGTTTCGGAATTGCCGATTATGTTCACAGCCCGGAAAGATTAAAAACCCCCTTAATTAAAGAGGACGGCAAATTTCGTAAAGCAAGCTGGGATGAGGCGCTAAGCCTTATAACCGCAAAACTCTCGTCATATCCTAAAGAACAAGTCGGTGTTATTTCTTCTTCGCGCTGCACCAATGAAGATAACTACGTCGCCCAAAAGTTTTGCCGTTTGGTGCTTGGTACCAATAATGTCGATCACTGTGCCAGGTTATGCCATGCCCCGACGGTTGCCGGGCTGGCGCAAACATTTGGCAGCGGGGCAATGACCAATTCCATTGAAGATATGGCCGAAACCGACTGTTTCTTTGTTATCGGTTCCAACACAACCGAAGCCCACCCCGTTATTGGTATGAATGTTAAGCAGGCGGTCAGAAAAGGGGCTAAACTCATTGTTGCCGACCCGCGCGAAATTGATATGGTGCAGTTTGCTGATATCTGGCTGCAA from Dehalococcoidales bacterium harbors:
- a CDS encoding FAD-dependent oxidoreductase; protein product: MNNNGNISRSVLICQGTSCSSQKSKKIREAFECGILEAGITDTKVDFTGCQGFCALGPVVIIEPEGILYTRVTVEYVPEIIRSHLQEGRPVSALFYTDPESGEAVPYYKNIGKYKKQHRLIMRNCGHINPEKIADYEAVGGYKSLKKIISHMSPQQVVDEIRCSGLRGRGGGGFPIAQKWDLCRATTADSKYVICNADEGDPGAFMDRNILEGDPHSLLEGLIIAGYAAGASKGFIYLRSDYKLAVKRIKLAIEAAKKQGYLGENIFGSGFSFDVSIRTGVGAYVCGEETALIATIEGKRGTPHPRPPYPAERGLWGQPTVINNVKTLANIPLVISQGADSYAKIGTVNNSGTAVLALSGKIVNGGIIEVPMGTTLREIIFDIGGGIPNGRRFKAVQIGGPSEACLPAGLLNTPVDFDSLAKVGASLGSGGIVVMDEDTCIVDIARYFLSFTQLESCGKCTPCRLGTKRMLDILERICNGKGKMSDLDLLLKLAKTVKEGSLCGLGQSAPNTVLTTLRYFKKEYEEHILRHHCRAAVCRGMVKAPCIHTCPAEIDVPRYIRSIQKGQPGEALAIVREKIPFPAVCGLVCFHPCESRCRRAQLDEAVSIRELKRYAVEYGNDIWKSRTKKALPSGKRVAVIGSGPAGLTAAYYLARSGHSVTVYESQPLAGGMLRMAIPDYRLPKDILDADIDEIISAGVTIKTNTEIYNVESLFEQGFNAVFVAIGAQNDLKIGISGEDDHRFIDRLAFLKEVNSGKKFSPGDRVGVIGGGHAAVDVARTSRRLGAGEVTIIYRRSREDMPAGLEEIEKALAEGINILEMTMPVQAVNGEDGVTLECIRMQKGDIDSSGRYRSVPMEGSEFSIELDSVIASVGQRLHIPDRFGLDTADDGFIGVDNFTLATDKPGVYAGGDAVLGPSSVIEAISQGRQAAKSIDIYLGGSGIIDETLAIPEDIDFLEDPSELPRQVSPVLPASERIKSFSQVELGYDREIAEEEARRCLRCDLE